From the Bacillus tuaregi genome, one window contains:
- the wrbA gene encoding NAD(P)H:quinone oxidoreductase, producing the protein MSNVNLAVIFYSMGGTNYQLAKWAEEGAREAGAEVKVLKVEELAPASIIEKNEVWKNTVQATKDVPVATGDDIEWADAVIFSIPTRFGNMPSQMKQFLDIQGGLWATGKTVNKVVSAMTSAQNPHGGQEATLLSLYTSMMHWGAIIATPGYTDQVLFGAGGNPYGTSVTVDQNGKMIEDVQAAVKHQAKRTVTIADWVKKGNQ; encoded by the coding sequence ATGTCAAATGTAAACTTAGCCGTGATTTTTTACAGTATGGGAGGTACAAACTATCAGCTGGCAAAATGGGCTGAAGAGGGTGCCAGGGAAGCCGGTGCAGAGGTTAAAGTATTAAAGGTTGAAGAGCTGGCTCCCGCTTCCATTATCGAAAAAAATGAAGTCTGGAAAAATACGGTTCAAGCTACAAAGGATGTTCCTGTTGCCACTGGTGACGATATTGAATGGGCAGATGCCGTTATTTTCAGTATTCCAACTCGGTTCGGCAATATGCCGTCACAAATGAAACAATTTCTAGATATTCAAGGTGGACTTTGGGCGACAGGTAAAACAGTTAACAAAGTAGTTAGTGCTATGACTTCGGCACAAAATCCACATGGCGGTCAGGAAGCAACTTTATTATCCCTTTATACATCTATGATGCATTGGGGTGCCATTATTGCTACACCTGGTTATACAGATCAAGTCCTTTTTGGAGCGGGAGGTAATCCATACGGAACAAGTGTAACCGTTGACCAAAATGGTAAAATGATTGAAGACGTTCAAGCAGCCGTTAAGCATCAAGCAAAGCGGACGGTAACTATAGCTGATTGGGTGAAAAAAGGGAATCAATAA
- a CDS encoding magnesium transporter CorA family protein codes for MLNIYLSNEQGTIREIENIANGCWIHVIAPTKQEIDYLSSKLDIPCELIKDPLDEEERSRIEKDGDHILIIVNVPLMSMDKNDMAIYDTIPLGMIIAKNCFVTVCLKDNPIFHAFSEGKVKNFYTYKRTRFSFQMLYSMATCYLKYLKQISKKTDAIEQELHESMKNKELFSLLNLQKSLVYFTTSLKSNNIVMQKMLKSNYLKMYEDDQELLEDVIIENQQAIEMAETHTSILSGTMDAFASVISNNVNIVMKFLTSITIILSLPTMVASFYGMNVPIPFQGHQYSFIIAIIISFILSSITAVIFWKKRFF; via the coding sequence ATGTTAAACATTTATTTATCAAACGAACAGGGTACTATTCGTGAAATTGAAAATATTGCCAATGGGTGCTGGATTCATGTTATTGCACCTACTAAACAGGAAATTGATTATCTTTCAAGCAAATTAGACATTCCGTGTGAATTAATCAAAGACCCTTTGGATGAAGAGGAACGATCTAGAATTGAAAAAGACGGGGATCATATTCTTATCATTGTGAACGTCCCCTTAATGTCAATGGACAAAAATGATATGGCAATTTATGATACGATTCCATTAGGGATGATTATTGCGAAGAATTGCTTTGTTACGGTTTGTTTGAAGGACAATCCTATTTTTCATGCCTTTTCGGAAGGGAAGGTTAAGAATTTCTACACCTATAAAAGGACAAGGTTTTCCTTTCAAATGCTATATTCAATGGCTACCTGCTACCTGAAATATTTAAAGCAAATCAGTAAAAAAACCGATGCGATTGAACAAGAGCTTCATGAATCGATGAAAAATAAAGAACTCTTTTCCTTACTGAATTTACAAAAAAGCTTAGTCTATTTTACAACCTCATTAAAATCCAACAATATCGTAATGCAAAAGATGTTAAAGAGCAATTATCTCAAGATGTATGAGGATGATCAGGAATTGCTAGAGGATGTTATTATTGAAAATCAGCAGGCAATCGAAATGGCTGAGACCCATACGTCCATTCTAAGCGGAACCATGGATGCTTTTGCCTCAGTTATTTCGAATAATGTTAATATCGTCATGAAATTTCTTACGTCTATCACGATTATTCTTTCGCTGCCAACGATGGTAGCAAGCTTTTACGGAATGAACGTTCCGATTCCTTTTCAAGGGCACCAATATTCTTTTATTATTGCCATTATTATTTCCTTTATTTTGTCTAGTATTACAGCAGTCATTTTTTGGAAGAAACGGTTTTTTTAG
- a CDS encoding sulfite reductase subunit alpha, whose amino-acid sequence MQNTVINSENKKAPSTYSRTNPFQAKVLKNFNLNGEGSAKETRHIEISLEGSGLTYAPGYALGVAPSNDPELVSAILIEMNWDSESVVIINKQGDTLPLQEALTSYFEITLLSKKILQQAAELTDNEELKKLILVENADQLKEYTNGRDLLDMLRDFGPWKAEAQDVISMLRKMTPRLYSIASSIAAHPNEVHLTIGAVRYTAHGRDRKGVCSVQVADRIQPGDTLPVFVQPNKHFHLPETGDKDIIMVGPGTGIAPFRSFIEERAVNRADGKAWLFFGDQHEATDYLYKAELESYLADGVLTKLDTAWSRDTEKKVYVQNKMLENSKELYEWIQNGAYFYVCGDKQRMAKDVHSALIDVIEKEGGMSREEAEAFVTDMQKQGRYQRDVY is encoded by the coding sequence ATGCAAAATACAGTAATAAATTCTGAAAATAAAAAAGCTCCAAGCACATATTCAAGAACAAATCCATTTCAAGCAAAGGTGCTTAAAAATTTCAACTTAAATGGAGAGGGTTCAGCAAAAGAAACAAGACATATTGAAATTTCATTAGAAGGCTCTGGTCTTACATATGCACCAGGTTATGCTCTTGGCGTGGCACCTTCCAATGATCCAGAGTTAGTATCAGCTATCCTTATTGAAATGAACTGGGATTCTGAAAGTGTAGTAATTATTAATAAACAAGGTGACACGCTACCGTTACAGGAAGCGCTGACATCTTATTTCGAAATAACACTTCTTTCTAAAAAAATACTACAGCAAGCAGCAGAATTAACCGATAATGAAGAGTTAAAAAAGCTTATTCTTGTGGAAAATGCAGACCAACTAAAGGAATATACGAACGGACGCGATCTATTAGATATGCTTCGTGATTTTGGTCCATGGAAGGCAGAAGCTCAAGATGTTATTTCTATGCTAAGAAAAATGACTCCGCGTCTTTATTCCATTGCCAGCAGTATCGCTGCACACCCGAATGAAGTTCATTTAACCATCGGAGCCGTACGATATACGGCACATGGACGTGATCGTAAAGGAGTTTGCTCTGTTCAGGTAGCTGACCGGATTCAGCCAGGAGACACTCTTCCAGTCTTTGTACAGCCAAATAAACACTTCCATCTGCCAGAAACAGGGGATAAGGACATTATTATGGTTGGTCCTGGTACAGGTATTGCGCCATTCCGGTCTTTTATTGAAGAGCGTGCAGTCAATCGAGCGGATGGTAAGGCATGGTTATTCTTCGGAGACCAGCATGAAGCAACAGATTACCTTTATAAGGCAGAGCTGGAATCTTATCTAGCGGATGGTGTATTAACAAAGCTTGATACAGCATGGTCCCGTGATACAGAGAAAAAAGTCTATGTTCAAAATAAAATGCTTGAAAACAGTAAAGAATTGTATGAGTGGATTCAAAACGGTGCATATTTCTATGTCTGTGGTGATAAACAACGAATGGCAAAGGATGTCCACAGTGCACTTATCGACGTAATTGAAAAAGAAGGCGGGATGTCACGAGAGGAAGCAGAAGCCTTTGTAACAGATATGCAAAAGCAAGGCCGTTATCAGCGTGATGTTTATTAA
- a CDS encoding amino acid ABC transporter ATP-binding protein, with protein MIQVKGIKKSFHHTDVLKDVSFHVNKGEVVVIMGPSGCGKSTLLRIINFLQIADEGDVMIDNKKIHIDKKKKKHRNDPEICALRADAGMVFQTFNLFNHKTVLGNVIEGPIVVKKIDKEKAIQMGMEYLKKVGLEGKENSYPHQLSGGQKQRVAIARALAMEPKVILLDEPTSALDPELVGEVLGVIKQLAEEGRTMIIVTHEMTFAKEVADRVLFLDDGYIIESGPPEQLFTNPQTERLKQFLSRFSIQKKDSFSA; from the coding sequence ATGATTCAAGTCAAAGGCATTAAAAAATCCTTTCATCATACAGACGTATTGAAGGATGTTTCCTTTCATGTCAATAAAGGGGAAGTCGTTGTGATTATGGGACCTAGCGGATGCGGTAAAAGCACATTGCTTCGTATTATCAATTTTCTCCAGATTGCCGATGAAGGTGATGTTATGATCGACAATAAAAAAATTCACATTGATAAAAAGAAAAAAAAGCATCGAAATGATCCGGAGATATGTGCATTGCGAGCAGATGCAGGTATGGTTTTTCAAACCTTTAATTTATTCAATCATAAAACTGTTTTAGGAAACGTCATTGAAGGCCCTATTGTGGTGAAGAAAATCGATAAGGAAAAAGCGATTCAAATGGGAATGGAGTACTTGAAAAAGGTCGGCTTAGAGGGTAAAGAAAACAGCTATCCCCATCAATTATCTGGCGGACAAAAACAACGGGTTGCCATCGCGAGGGCACTCGCAATGGAGCCGAAGGTTATTTTACTGGATGAACCGACATCAGCTCTTGATCCCGAGCTGGTTGGTGAAGTATTAGGAGTGATTAAACAGCTGGCAGAGGAAGGTCGGACGATGATTATCGTTACGCATGAAATGACCTTCGCCAAAGAGGTGGCAGATCGAGTCCTATTCCTTGACGATGGTTATATCATTGAATCAGGTCCACCGGAACAGCTCTTTACGAACCCGCAAACAGAGCGATTAAAACAATTTTTATCTAGATTTTCCATTCAGAAAAAAGACAGTTTTTCAGCTTGA
- a CDS encoding amino acid ABC transporter permease, with translation MNDLLGFLIPLLKGAVITIELTILSLAIALAIGLIAAFARISHNFFLNKLASIYISIIRGTPLLVQLMYIYFVLPELGIKLSAFSSALIGLALYEAAYLAEIFRAGISSIGKGQLEAAYAIGMNYSTAMRRIILPQAVKNVLPPIGNSAILLLKNSSLAAVIAVNELMYTGENLATSTFRNIEIFTLVAIIYWLLHYPMDRAVNLLERRMNNDSSQRH, from the coding sequence ATGAATGATTTACTCGGATTCCTTATACCGCTATTAAAAGGTGCTGTTATTACAATTGAGTTAACCATACTTTCATTAGCTATTGCATTAGCCATTGGATTAATAGCCGCTTTCGCACGTATTTCCCATAACTTTTTTTTAAATAAGCTGGCGAGTATTTATATTAGTATTATTCGCGGCACGCCCCTTCTCGTTCAGTTAATGTATATTTACTTTGTTCTTCCGGAACTCGGAATAAAATTATCTGCCTTTTCATCCGCCTTAATTGGTTTGGCCCTTTATGAGGCTGCCTACCTTGCCGAGATTTTCCGCGCAGGAATCAGTTCAATCGGGAAGGGTCAATTGGAGGCTGCCTACGCAATCGGAATGAATTATTCAACTGCCATGAGAAGAATTATTCTGCCTCAGGCTGTCAAAAATGTACTTCCTCCGATTGGAAACTCAGCGATTCTATTATTAAAAAACTCCTCTCTTGCAGCGGTGATTGCTGTAAACGAGTTAATGTATACTGGAGAAAACCTGGCAACATCTACCTTTCGAAATATTGAGATTTTCACGTTAGTTGCGATAATTTACTGGCTCCTGCATTATCCGATGGACCGAGCCGTCAATCTACTAGAAAGGAGGATGAATAATGATTCAAGTCAAAGGCATTAA
- a CDS encoding substrate-binding periplasmic protein, which yields MRKFFSIFTSIFCLVFVITACSAGTSEKSLESIKEKGTIKIGSSTTGPPFSFMNSKNELDGLMIDIVKEIAKGLEVKTEIQGMQFSSLIPAIEADKIDLISAGMIITDERKKVIDFSEPIYSYGEGLVVSNTDNTIKTLDDLAGKKVGVQQGTIYLDGLSDYPKIQPQTYKSIADMVSELQNGRIDAFFADYPIIIHMIKENPDFKIKLVDSYEPIWTGDVGIGLPKEVDDLKRAVNDEINQLKESGELDAIIAKWGLN from the coding sequence ATGAGAAAATTCTTCTCCATATTTACAAGCATTTTCTGTCTGGTGTTTGTTATCACTGCATGTTCAGCTGGAACGTCTGAAAAGTCACTCGAATCGATAAAGGAAAAAGGAACGATTAAAATTGGTTCAAGTACAACTGGACCACCGTTTTCTTTTATGAATTCAAAAAATGAACTTGATGGACTGATGATTGATATTGTGAAAGAAATCGCTAAAGGGCTGGAAGTGAAAACAGAGATTCAGGGTATGCAGTTTTCTTCCCTCATTCCCGCTATTGAAGCCGATAAAATTGATTTAATTTCTGCGGGCATGATTATTACAGATGAAAGGAAAAAAGTAATCGATTTTTCCGAACCGATTTATTCTTATGGTGAAGGACTTGTGGTATCAAATACGGATAATACCATAAAAACACTCGATGATTTGGCAGGAAAAAAGGTCGGAGTTCAGCAAGGGACAATCTATTTGGATGGATTAAGCGATTATCCTAAGATTCAACCCCAAACCTATAAATCTATTGCAGATATGGTTTCAGAGCTTCAGAATGGTAGAATTGATGCCTTTTTTGCTGACTATCCAATTATTATTCATATGATAAAGGAAAATCCAGATTTCAAAATTAAATTAGTAGACAGTTATGAACCTATTTGGACGGGTGATGTTGGAATCGGCCTTCCTAAAGAGGTAGATGACTTAAAGAGAGCAGTTAATGATGAAATTAATCAATTAAAAGAAAGCGGGGAGCTTGATGCGATTATTGCAAAATGGGGACTAAACTAA
- a CDS encoding enoyl-CoA hydratase/isomerase family protein: MNYQYLRCEIENKVAVVTIDHEPGNKLNTQVYQEITQLMGELEINPEVKAIVLTGAGDEAFVAGADINEMVDLDTVGMMNLTQITRVSFSRIENLTKPVIAAINGEARGGGFELALTCDLRIASEKAQFAFPEINLGVIPGGGGTQRIQKVVGQGTAKELLYFGKFIDAQRAYELQIVNQIVPHDQVLATAKEWAFELAEKAPVALRMMKAAVNTGSNVDLESALTVEAACYDGAFATEDRREGMAARLENRTPKYIGK; this comes from the coding sequence ATGAACTACCAATATTTACGTTGCGAGATTGAGAATAAAGTAGCGGTTGTAACGATTGACCATGAACCAGGAAATAAGCTTAACACGCAGGTCTATCAGGAAATAACACAATTAATGGGGGAATTAGAGATAAACCCTGAGGTGAAGGCCATCGTTCTAACGGGGGCTGGAGATGAAGCATTCGTCGCTGGTGCAGATATCAACGAAATGGTTGATTTGGATACGGTTGGAATGATGAATTTAACTCAAATTACGAGAGTTTCTTTCTCCAGAATAGAGAACCTAACAAAGCCGGTTATTGCTGCCATTAATGGTGAGGCACGTGGAGGCGGCTTTGAACTGGCGTTAACCTGTGATTTACGGATTGCTTCTGAAAAGGCACAATTTGCATTTCCAGAAATCAATTTAGGCGTGATTCCTGGCGGTGGCGGTACACAGCGCATTCAAAAGGTTGTTGGTCAAGGTACTGCCAAGGAATTATTGTATTTTGGAAAATTCATTGATGCACAGCGTGCCTATGAGCTACAGATCGTCAATCAAATCGTTCCTCATGATCAAGTTCTCGCTACGGCGAAGGAATGGGCTTTTGAGCTGGCAGAGAAAGCACCTGTTGCATTAAGAATGATGAAAGCAGCTGTCAATACGGGCTCCAATGTTGACCTTGAGTCAGCCTTAACCGTTGAAGCCGCTTGCTATGACGGGGCATTTGCGACAGAGGATCGTAGAGAAGGAATGGCCGCACGACTTGAGAACAGAACGCCTAAGTATATCGGTAAATAA
- a CDS encoding Cof-type HAD-IIB family hydrolase has translation MTQQSVIFFDIDGTLLNHHKELPQTTKEAIFRLKEAGHVVAIATGRAPFMFEDLRKELDIHTYVSYNGQFVVLNGEVVYTNPLNISSLVHLTESALHNNHPVVFMDHEDMKANVPEHSYIKESLGTLKLDSLPAHDPHFYKERELYQTLLFCPEGEETQYEREYQDFDFVRWHPVSVDILPKGGSKAKGIAQIVNQLGFPPERQYAFGDGLNDIEMLETVTNSVAMGNGDNRVKKVAKYVTKSVDENGIYHGLQMVGLL, from the coding sequence ATGACTCAACAAAGTGTAATTTTCTTCGATATTGATGGAACCTTACTAAATCATCATAAAGAATTGCCTCAAACGACAAAGGAAGCCATTTTTCGTTTAAAGGAAGCCGGTCATGTGGTGGCAATCGCAACAGGACGAGCACCTTTTATGTTTGAAGACCTGCGAAAAGAATTAGACATTCATACATATGTTAGCTACAATGGCCAATTTGTTGTATTAAATGGGGAAGTGGTGTATACCAATCCGCTTAACATCTCTTCATTGGTCCATCTAACAGAATCGGCTCTTCATAACAATCATCCAGTTGTTTTTATGGACCATGAAGACATGAAAGCAAATGTCCCTGAGCATAGCTATATTAAAGAAAGTCTTGGGACCCTTAAGCTGGACAGTTTACCTGCCCATGATCCTCACTTCTATAAAGAACGTGAACTCTATCAGACGCTCCTATTTTGTCCAGAAGGGGAAGAAACACAATACGAGCGAGAATATCAGGATTTTGACTTTGTCAGATGGCATCCGGTTTCAGTCGATATTCTGCCAAAGGGTGGTTCTAAAGCGAAAGGGATTGCGCAAATTGTCAATCAGCTGGGCTTCCCACCAGAACGGCAATATGCTTTCGGGGACGGGCTAAATGATATTGAAATGCTGGAGACGGTAACAAACAGTGTAGCCATGGGGAACGGTGACAACAGAGTAAAAAAAGTAGCCAAATATGTAACAAAATCTGTAGATGAAAATGGCATCTATCATGGTCTGCAAATGGTGGGTCTTTTATAA
- a CDS encoding ketoacyl-ACP synthase III: MIISKARITAIGSYVPERKLTNDELEKLVETNDEWIVKRTGIKERRIARDDEHTSDIGYQAALNLVERYDKSLEDVDMIIACTMTPDFKTPSVASLVQAKLGIKHTGAIDVNAACSGFAYGLHVANGMISSGFHRKILVIGAETLSKITDYEDRSTCILFGDGGGAVLVEYDEKQPSFLSYHLGSEGEKAKNLYCSDLSSCMFEEDIIHTNKFVQNGREVYKWAVTTVPRGIKEVLENAAMSLSDVNWFVPHSANLRMIESICQKTDFPMEKTLYSLVEYGNTSAATIPLSLDIGVREGKVNNGDILLLYGFGGGLTHAGMLIRWNT, from the coding sequence ATGATTATATCAAAAGCTCGTATTACTGCAATAGGCTCGTATGTCCCTGAAAGGAAATTAACCAATGATGAATTGGAAAAGTTAGTCGAAACGAATGATGAATGGATTGTGAAACGAACGGGTATTAAAGAGCGTAGAATCGCACGTGATGATGAGCACACAAGCGATATCGGTTATCAAGCCGCATTGAACTTAGTCGAGCGATACGACAAATCCCTTGAGGATGTTGATATGATTATTGCCTGCACAATGACTCCTGATTTTAAAACCCCAAGTGTAGCTTCGTTAGTTCAAGCAAAGCTAGGAATCAAACATACTGGTGCAATCGATGTTAACGCAGCCTGTTCAGGATTTGCATATGGACTGCATGTTGCGAACGGAATGATTTCATCCGGATTTCACAGGAAGATTCTCGTCATTGGTGCAGAAACCCTTTCGAAAATTACGGATTACGAGGATCGCTCTACCTGCATTCTATTTGGAGATGGAGGTGGAGCTGTGCTTGTAGAGTATGATGAAAAACAGCCAAGCTTTCTATCATACCATCTTGGCTCAGAGGGGGAAAAAGCTAAGAACCTATATTGCTCTGATTTATCCTCCTGTATGTTTGAAGAGGACATCATCCATACGAATAAATTTGTGCAAAATGGACGTGAGGTATACAAATGGGCTGTTACCACTGTACCTAGAGGAATAAAAGAGGTTCTAGAAAACGCGGCCATGTCATTAAGTGATGTGAATTGGTTTGTACCGCATAGTGCTAATTTAAGGATGATTGAATCGATTTGTCAAAAAACCGATTTTCCAATGGAGAAAACGTTATATAGTCTTGTAGAGTACGGGAATACATCAGCAGCGACTATTCCATTATCACTTGACATCGGTGTTCGAGAAGGGAAAGTTAACAATGGTGACATCCTGTTGCTATACGGCTTCGGAGGCGGATTAACACATGCAGGAATGCTTATTCGTTGGAATACTTAA
- a CDS encoding DUF2621 family protein, translating into MEWEQGATALLEELVKPIPVFVRPMAKKKIEAIILDGVVGEVVTVEDVVKGYIASSPGEMQERAVKLLKAKGIDLTPYEELLEQIK; encoded by the coding sequence ATGGAATGGGAACAGGGAGCAACAGCTCTACTTGAGGAGCTAGTTAAACCAATTCCAGTTTTTGTTCGTCCAATGGCTAAAAAGAAAATAGAGGCGATTATTCTAGATGGTGTTGTAGGGGAAGTCGTGACAGTAGAAGATGTTGTTAAGGGGTACATCGCTTCGTCACCTGGAGAGATGCAGGAGAGAGCAGTAAAGCTTCTTAAAGCAAAGGGAATAGACCTAACACCGTATGAAGAATTACTTGAACAAATAAAATAA
- a CDS encoding DUF805 domain-containing protein: protein MQWYLKALKNYVGFHGRATRQEYWMFILINFIIACLLSVLELVIGIPGVLTGIYGLAVFLPSLAVLVRRLHDIGKSGWWFLISFIPFIGTIVLIVFACQESQPGENQYGLNPKVAY, encoded by the coding sequence ATGCAATGGTATCTTAAAGCACTAAAAAATTATGTTGGTTTCCATGGCAGAGCAACAAGGCAGGAATACTGGATGTTTATTCTCATTAACTTCATCATTGCTTGTCTTTTATCGGTTTTGGAATTAGTCATTGGGATTCCTGGCGTTTTGACAGGAATATACGGTTTGGCTGTATTCCTGCCTTCATTGGCCGTATTGGTTCGAAGGTTACATGATATTGGAAAAAGTGGCTGGTGGTTTTTAATCTCCTTTATTCCATTTATCGGTACCATTGTACTTATTGTATTTGCCTGCCAGGAAAGCCAGCCTGGGGAAAATCAGTATGGTCTAAACCCAAAGGTTGCTTATTAG
- a CDS encoding nitric-oxide reductase large subunit, translating to MMNYRRLWITLSIVIILSFAILGYYGGRIYQVMPPVPDLVVTENGTVLFTGQDIKDGQNVWQSIGGQEVGSIWGHGAYVAPDWNADWLHREALFLLDRWGNAEFGSNYEQLNEEQQAQLKARLKKEIRTNTFDKSSKTLVISNDRADAFQYLNQYYAGLFMDEPGFSELRDHYAIPENTIKDSERMSAMNTFFFWSTWATATNRPGSDVTYTNNWPNEDLIDNKPTGEMVVWSVVSFVMLLAGVGALAWYFAVQRHKEPHIEEVYPEKDPLLALSPTPSMKATLKYFWVVAALFVVQIALGVLSAHYAVEGSGLYGIPIQEWIPYSVVRTWHTQLGILWIATAWLATGLFMAPAVSGHEPKYQRALVNFLFVCLLIIVVGSMIGQWMGVFQKFDFATNFWFGHQGYEYVDLGRFWQIFLTIGLFLWLFLMGRALLPAFKKSKEDRHLLMMFVIAATAIPLFYVPGLLWGQQTHLSMAEYWRWWVVHLWVEGFFEVFATVVIAFLFTRMGLLRTSTATASVLFSTIIFLFGGIIGTFHHLYFSGTPVGVMAYGAVFSALEVVPLVLIGFEAYENLTHSRTKPWVKAYKWPIYCFVAVAFWNLVGAGLFGFFINPPIALYYMQGLNTTPVHGHTALFGVYGVLGIGLMLFCLKGLTGQKVWKTKLLSFAFWAINIGLALMVLLSLLPVGLLQTWASVEHGMWYARSAEFLQQDNIQTFIWLRMIGDTIFGLGALALGWFILGLKTGWSIKDERNEINQTIDKN from the coding sequence ATGATGAATTATCGTCGTTTATGGATAACATTAAGTATAGTTATCATTCTTTCATTTGCAATTTTAGGCTATTACGGAGGTAGGATTTATCAGGTAATGCCTCCCGTTCCTGATTTGGTTGTCACAGAAAATGGGACGGTCCTGTTTACTGGTCAGGATATTAAGGACGGTCAAAACGTTTGGCAGTCTATCGGGGGGCAAGAGGTTGGAAGTATTTGGGGACACGGTGCCTATGTTGCACCTGACTGGAATGCTGATTGGCTTCACCGCGAAGCATTATTCCTGCTAGATAGATGGGGGAATGCTGAGTTTGGTAGTAATTATGAGCAATTAAACGAAGAGCAGCAAGCACAGCTTAAAGCGCGCTTAAAGAAGGAAATACGGACAAATACCTTTGACAAAAGCTCAAAAACACTTGTCATTTCAAATGATCGGGCTGATGCATTTCAATATTTAAATCAATATTATGCTGGATTGTTTATGGATGAGCCGGGCTTTTCTGAGCTAAGAGATCATTATGCCATCCCTGAGAATACCATTAAGGATTCTGAACGGATGAGTGCCATGAATACCTTTTTCTTTTGGAGTACCTGGGCAACCGCAACCAATCGTCCTGGCAGCGATGTGACTTACACAAATAACTGGCCGAACGAGGATCTAATTGATAACAAGCCAACTGGTGAAATGGTTGTTTGGTCGGTCGTCAGCTTTGTGATGCTGTTGGCTGGTGTCGGTGCATTGGCATGGTATTTTGCTGTACAACGGCATAAGGAGCCGCACATTGAGGAAGTGTACCCGGAAAAGGACCCACTACTAGCCTTATCACCAACCCCTTCTATGAAAGCAACGCTTAAATATTTCTGGGTTGTTGCCGCATTATTTGTTGTTCAGATAGCGCTAGGCGTGCTGTCTGCCCATTACGCGGTTGAAGGCTCGGGCTTATATGGCATCCCAATTCAAGAATGGATTCCTTATTCCGTCGTGCGGACATGGCATACACAGCTTGGTATTTTATGGATTGCCACTGCTTGGCTGGCAACTGGATTGTTTATGGCTCCGGCTGTTTCCGGACATGAACCGAAGTATCAGCGGGCATTAGTCAACTTCCTATTTGTTTGTTTGTTAATTATTGTCGTTGGTTCGATGATTGGACAGTGGATGGGTGTCTTCCAAAAATTTGATTTCGCGACAAACTTCTGGTTTGGACATCAAGGCTACGAGTATGTAGACCTAGGCCGTTTTTGGCAGATTTTCTTAACTATCGGTCTGTTCCTTTGGTTATTCTTAATGGGCAGAGCCCTGTTGCCTGCCTTTAAAAAATCTAAAGAGGATCGTCATTTGTTAATGATGTTTGTGATTGCCGCAACGGCTATCCCATTATTCTACGTCCCTGGGTTATTGTGGGGACAGCAGACACATCTATCAATGGCAGAATATTGGCGCTGGTGGGTTGTGCATTTATGGGTGGAAGGATTTTTTGAAGTTTTTGCGACTGTCGTTATCGCCTTTCTTTTTACAAGAATGGGATTACTGCGTACATCTACGGCAACAGCATCTGTTTTATTTTCAACGATTATCTTCTTATTTGGCGGTATCATTGGCACCTTCCATCACCTGTACTTCAGTGGAACCCCTGTGGGCGTGATGGCATATGGAGCTGTATTTAGCGCATTAGAGGTTGTACCGCTTGTCTTAATTGGTTTTGAAGCTTACGAGAATCTGACCCATAGCCGTACGAAACCATGGGTCAAAGCCTATAAATGGCCAATCTATTGTTTCGTAGCCGTCGCCTTTTGGAATCTAGTCGGAGCAGGTCTTTTCGGGTTCTTCATTAACCCGCCGATTGCGCTTTATTATATGCAAGGCTTAAATACAACTCCTGTTCATGGTCATACAGCCCTCTTTGGTGTTTATGGGGTGCTTGGAATCGGGCTCATGCTGTTTTGCTTAAAAGGGTTGACCGGACAAAAGGTATGGAAAACCAAATTGCTTAGCTTTGCCTTTTGGGCAATCAATATTGGACTTGCTTTAATGGTTCTATTAAGCCTGCTTCCAGTCGGACTTTTGCAAACGTGGGCAAGTGTCGAGCATGGTATGTGGTATGCACGCTCAGCTGAATTCCTGCAGCAGGACAATATCCAAACCTTTATTTGGCTCCGCATGATTGGAGACACGATTTTTGGTTTAGGAGCACTGGCACTTGGCTGGTTTATATTAGGATTAAAGACAGGATGGTCCATTAAAGACGAAAGAAATGAGATTAACCAAACAATTGATAAAAATTAG